From a single Brassica rapa cultivar Chiifu-401-42 chromosome A01, CAAS_Brap_v3.01, whole genome shotgun sequence genomic region:
- the LOC103830988 gene encoding uncharacterized protein LOC103830988 — translation MDYDGGFHEVETDGKLLLVYHHPKYRPIPQIKSTSSPDEAANQDHPSLPLFLCPLARARKDYHGTQHELWWLTSSPEYVISTTRADNRANHHVLPLFWCNNEKFSIHGGCRICYNSNLGTYYYFCEYCDLTFHKECVEAPLKIKHPYYPRHPLELCINYYEASYCSCCGRKIMNLKYHCTVYQTSMHPTCAMKLIPVIDQQKIHVHPLTFFPRQNSLICNVCGLIEKYATYVCLRCNFVAHRDCMYFPHTIKISRHNHRISHVSSLRHEKYPCGVCHQSIDGGYGAYTCHKCGDYAVHSRCALGKDVWDGEEMEGIPEKDEDDITQDAPPFCKISKGLIHYFLHDHHLLLEENILYDENKLCEACVMPIFEEKLYSCTVCDFILHETCLKAHRRIQHALHPHLLILKTINNISSDFRCDACWRSCGGFVYQCPKEECDFKLDVRCASISEPFDYQGHEDPLFLSLDPEKKLLCEVCKDTGRQVLNCIKCDFIVCMECATLPYKARYKNDKHFLTLSWGEEGCEKYWCDECENSVYTYFYWCNDCCTILHTFCLFCEDPYMKPGQCFELYRKKFQILAKRNISRPICHYCMKPCQGKIFKTEDSTTCSWRCASCIQ, via the coding sequence ATGGATTACGATGGTGGATTTCATGAGGTCGAAACCGATGGTAAATTATTGCTGGTATACCACCACCCCAAGTACCGACCTATACCGCAAATAAAAAGCACATCCTCACCTGATGAAGCAGCCAACCAAGATCACCCTTCTCTGCCCCTTTTCTTATGCCCTTTGGCACGAGCACGAAAAGACTACCACGGTACACAGCATGAACTTTGGTGGCTCACTTCTTCTCCCGAGTATGTCATCTCTACAACAAGGGCTGATAATCGTGCTAATCATCATGTACTTCCGTTGTTTTGGTGCAACAACGAAAAGTTTTCTATACATGGTGGATGCCGTATATGCTATAACTCAAACCTCggtacatattattatttttgtgaatACTGTGATTTAACGTTCCACAAAGAATGTGTAGAGGCTCCACTAAAAATTAAACACCCTTACTATCCTCGTCATCCTCTCGAACTCTGCATTAATTATTATGAAGCTTCTTACTGTTCATGTTGTGGaagaaaaataatgaatttGAAATATCATTGTACTGTCTATCAAACTTCCATGCATCCAACATGTGCAATGAAGTTGATACCTGTTATAGACCAACAAAAAATCCATGTCCATCCCCTTACCTTTTTCCCTAGACAAAATTCTTTAATCTGCAACGTTTGTGGTTTGATAGAAAAATATGCCACATATGTCTGTCTCAGATGCAACTTTGTAGCTCACAGAGATTGTATGTACTTCCCTCACACCATCAAGATATCACGTCACAACCATCGTATCTCCCATGTTTCTTCTCTTCGGCATGAAAAGTATCCTTGTGGAGTGTGTCATCAAAGTATTGACGGTGGTTATGGTGCATATACTTGTCACAAGTGTGGTGACTACGCTGTTCACTCGAGATGTGCTCTAGGAAAAGATGTTTGGGATGGAGAAGAAATGGAAGGTATACCAgaaaaagatgaagatgatATAACACAAGATGCACCACCCTTCTGTAAGATATCCAAAGGGTTGATACATTATTTTCTTCATGACCATCATCTCCTACTCGAAGAAAACATACTCTATGATGAAAACAAGCTTTGCGAAGCTTGTGTCATGCCTATCTTTGAAGAGAAATTGTATTCATGTACGGTTTGTGACTTCATCCTCCATGAAACATGCCTAAAAGCTCATCGCAGAATACAACATGCATTACATCCGCATTTACTTATATTAAAGACTATCAACAATATTTCTAGTGACTTTCGGTGTGATGCTTGCTGGCGCAGTTGTGGTGGCTTTGTTTATCAGTGTCCAAAGGAGGAATGTGACTTTAAGCTAGATGTGAGGTGTGCTTCCATTTCAGAGCCTTTTGATTACCAAGGTCATGAGGATCCACTGTTCCTATCTTTAGACCCAGAAAAGAAGTTATTATGTGAGGTATGCAAAGATACAGGTAGGCAGGTGTTAAATTGCATCAAATGCGATTTTATTGTGTGTATGGAATGTGCCACCTTACCATACAAAGCAAGGTATAAGAACGACAAACACTTTCTCACACTTTCATGGGGAGAAGAGGGGTGTGAGAAATATTGGTGCGACGAGTGCGAAAATAGCGTCTACACATACTTCTATTGGTGTAATGATTGCTGCACCATCCTTCACACTTTCTGCTTATTCTGCGAAGATCCATATATGAAACCTGGTCAATGTTTCGAATTGTACAGAAAGAAGTTTCAAATTCTTGCCAAAAGGAATATTTCTCGGCCAATTTGCCATTATTGTATGAAGCCTTGTCAaggcaaaatatttaaaacagaaGACAGCACAACGTGTTCGTGGCGTTGTGCTTCTTGTATTCAGTAG
- the LOC103830973 gene encoding uncharacterized protein LOC103830973, with the protein MTTHFSTLLTKTEHQTFKPFKTQISQSNNKKSKKMSLFLLLALLLLPFITPSSQSSIRNLLEARGLPGGLFPDNVESYSLDVKTGELEVQLQNPCFARFENRVYFDSVIKANLSYGGLVGLQGLTQEELFLWLPVKGIAVNDSSSGLVLFDIGVAHKQISRSLFEDPPVCYPPGSIMEKIEKRKMDIQLQR; encoded by the exons ATGACAACTCATTTCTCCACTCTCTTGACAAAAACAGAACACCAAACATTTAAACCTTTCAAAACGCAAATCTCACAatccaacaacaaaaaaagcaagaaaatgtctctgtttcttcttcttgctcttcttctACTCCCATTCATCACTCCATCTTCACAATCCTCAATCCGAAACCTCCTCGAAGCTCGTGGTTTACCAGGTGGTTTATTTCCAGACAACGTGGAGAGTTACAGTCTAGACGTAAAGACAGGGGAGCTCGAAGTTCAGTTACAAAATCCTTGTTTTGCTCGGTTCGAAAACAGAGTATATTTTGATAGTGTGATTAAAGCAAATCTTAGCTATGGTGGCCTTGTTGGGCTTCAAGGTTTGACACAAGAAGAGCTTTTTCTTTGGTTACCAGTCAAAGGCATTGCAGTGAATGATTCTTCTTCTGGACTTGTTCTTTTCGATATCGGTGTTGCTCATAAACAAATCTCTCGCTCTCTCTTTGAAGATCCTCCTGTTTGCTATCCACCCG GATCTATTATGGAGAAGATAGAGAAGAGGAAGATGGATATTCAACTCCAGAGATAA
- the LOC103830956 gene encoding defensin-like protein 245 encodes MRLAAIFLACCILSSLLPSHFSQGEELSVTTGQIKPWCPSKKQAFSGSCSNDGAQQCVNDLLNTWYPYVRLGPISCTCTSQSNNMRLCSCPNMICK; translated from the exons atgaGGTTGGCTGCAATCTTCTTGGCTTGTTGTATCTTATCCTCTTTACTCCCAAGCCACTTCTCTCAAG GTGAAGAACTAAGTGTGACTACTGGGCAGATAAAGCCGTGGTGCCCATCAAAAAAACAAGCGTTCAGTGGTTCATGCTCAAATGATGGAGCACAACAATGTGTAAATGACTTGTTAAATACTTGGTATCCATATGTAAGGCTTGGCCCAATCTCCTGCACTTGCACTTCTCAGTCTAACAATATGCGTCTCTGTAGTTGTCCTAATATGATTtgcaaataa
- the LOC103830981 gene encoding transmembrane protein 87A has protein sequence MENHSTGFWAAWILLLIGASNASIHDYKTEKFIPQANSRFFHGGSEGLYASNSQDLNTSSSSSDISLKGKSFVRFADVTFVRTMESASKQNPMQSTAGLVEAILLEVKDRDRIGGSFLKSNAICCTPDLADAGSCTLGEVIIKRDSNDDKWPRQIKTFFKGNKTEAAMLPETVVINKTGMYYLYFVICDPGLDGTVIRGRTVWKNPDGYLPGKVAPLMKFFGFMSLAYLLLGLVWFLRFVKFWKDIIQLHYHITLVIALGMCEMAVRYFEYANFDSTGMRPMDVTLWAVTFASIKKTLSRLLLLVVSMGFGVVKPTLGGMSSRVLLLGVVYFVATEALELVEHLGNINDFSGKTLIYLVIPVAILDACFILWIFSSLARTLEKLQIKRNMAKLELYRNFTNSLAVSVLVSIAWIGFELYFNASDPLSELWRMAWIIPAFWNLLSYGLLAVICILWAPSNNPTRYSYLAETGDEFEEEGISLTSGGIKITGDVERNELLYGLADEVEEDKRE, from the exons ATGGAAAATCACTCAACGGGATTCTGGGCGGCTTGGATTCTGCTCCTCATCGGAGCTTCCAATGCCTCGATCCACGACTACAAGACCGAAAAGTTCATCCCACAAGCCAATTCTCGATTCTTCCATGGCGGCAGCGAAGGTCTCTACGCCTCCAACTCTCAAGACCTAAacacttcctcttcttcttccgatATATCTCTTAAAGGAAAGTCCTTTGTAAG GTTTGCTGACGTAACCTTCGTGAGGACGATGGAATCCGCTAGCAAACAGAACCCAATGCAGTCCACCGCAGGTCTGGTCGAAGCGATACTACTCGAGGTGAAAGACCGTGATCGAATCGGCGGATCTTTTCTCAAGAGCAATGCTATTTGCTGCACTCCTGATCTTGCTGATGCTGGCTCTTGCACTCTCGGCGAAGTTATTATCAAAAGAGATTCTAATGATGATAAGTGGCCGAGACAGATCAAGACTTTCTTTAAAGGGAACAAGACGGAAGCTGCTATGCTTCCGGAGACCGTGGTGATAAACAAAACAGGGATGTACTATCTTTACTTCGTGATATGCGACCCGGGGCTGGACGGGACTGTGATCAGAGGGAGAACGGTTTGGAAGAATCCCGACGGTTATTTACCGGGAAAAGTGGCTCCTCTGATGAAGTTTTTCGGATTCATGTCTTTGGCTTATCTCTTGCTCGGCCTCGTTTGGTTTCTGAGGTTTGTTAAGTTCTGGAAGGATATCATTCAGCTGCACTATCATATCACTTTGGTTATCGCTCTTGGGATGTGTGAGATGGCTGTTAGGTACTTTGAGTACGCTAATTTTGATTCTACTGGGATGAGACCGATGGATGTTACTCTGTGGGCGGTGACGTTTGCTTCCATTAAGAAGACGCTTTCGAGGCTTCTTCTTTTGGTTGTCTCTATGGGTTTTGGGGTGGTGAAGCCTACGCTTGGTGGGATGAGCTCGAGGGTGCTTCTTCTTGGAGTCGTATATTTTGTTGCAACGGAGGCTCTTGAGTTGGTTGAGCATTTGGGAAACATTAACGACTTTTCTGGAAAGACATTGATATATTTGGTGATTCCAGTGGCGATATTGGATGCTTGCTTTATTCTGTGGATTTTCTCATCATTGGCAAGAACCCTTGAGAAACTTCAG ATTAAGAGAAACATGGCTAAGCTTGAGCTTTATAGGAATTTCACCAATTCACTCGCTGTCTCTGTTCTGGTCTCTATTGCTTGGATTGGTTTTGAG CTTTACTTCAACGCAAGTGACCCTTTAAGCGAACTCTGGCGAATGGCGTGGATCATTCCAGCGTTTTGGAATCTACTATCTTATGGCCTATTAGCAGTCATATGCATCCTTTGGGCTCCATCGAACAATCCTACCAG GTATTCATACTTAGCAGAAACAGGGGACGAGTTTGAAGAGGAAGGTATATCGTTGACGAGTGGTGGAATTAAGATTACAGGCGATGTTGAAAGGAATGAGCTTCTGTACGGGCTTGCAGACGAGGTTGAGGAGGACAAACGTGAGTAA